The sequence GGACGTCGTTTGGGGGGGGCGCATGGGGGCGATGTACGCCCCTGCCGCCCCAGGTCGCTTCTCTCCATGCGCCAAGGAGTTGCGAAAAAAAGCCAACCGGCGCGCGGAGACTTCAGCCGCTCGGCCTTCCTCCGCGGGAAGGCCGAACGGTCAGCGGATGGCGCCAGCCACCTGGCTGATGAGGCGCAGCTGCGCGGGCTCGAGGCGCCGCAGGGTGCGAAGCACGCGACGCACCTCGGGACGCTCGCCGTACTCCGGCGGATCCTCCGCCACCGCCACCGGCTTCTCCGCCGACGCGACGCCCAGCAGCACGTCCGACGAGCAGTTGAGCACCAAGCACAGCCGCCGCAGCGTCTTCACGCTCGGCAACATGTGGCCGCGCTCGAGCCGGCCATACACCTCGGTGGCAATGCCGACGCGCTCAGCGACATCGGCCTGGGTCAAGTCCAAGCGCTGCCGTGCGGATCGCACGGAAGCTCCAATGATAGCTGCCAGCTTCTGTTCCATGGCTGCTGACACCTGCGAAGAAGGGCGTTGACCCTCGGTGTCGCGAGATGCGCCATCGAGGGAGTCGTCACTCGTTGTGAGCGACGGCGTAAGAGGGACATTACGGAGGGAGTCTGACATCCCAGGATCCTCGTAGCCGCCTCGGGAGGACTCTCCGCTCGCACCGCACGCGCACACCCCGTGCCGTCGCAGTGACGTACCGCACACAGTTCTACCTGTGCCGTCGTGAACAGGCGCCAAGGCCGATTTCTCGGCTTCCGAGCAGCCTGTGGGAGAATCAACCCGCAGCGTTGGAAATGAGTGGATCAACTTTGCGGTGGATCAACGCTTGCCGCCCTCGAAACGTTCCGAGGCCGAATTTCAGGCTCCGGAGCGATGTTTCCTTCGGAATCTGGGGGGCATGTCCTCGCTGATCAACCCTGCCTGATGGGATGGCCAGCCAGCGCGGCAAGCGCCACGCACGCGCGCGTGCAACACCTGCCCTCGCACGGCTGATCAGCTCGCGGTCCGCGCGTGAAGGTGCCGCATCCCGCCGTCTTGCACAGCATGGCGCGCGGTGCTGACGCGCTCGCACGCGGCGCTCTGTGATGGCCCGAGGACAGATGCGCGGCGGGCCTGCGTCATCACCTCGAGAGGGGGGAAGGGCTGCTGCAGGCTCCCATGACAGCCAGGAGGCCGGGCGCTGGCTCGTGCGCACACCCCTCCTGTACGCGCCGAGGCCGAAAAATCGGCCCGCGCGGTGTTGTCAATGGGGTTGAGGCCCGATCAGGCGAAAGCCTCAACTATTTCGGGGGTTTACCTGCCATTCGGGTCTGACATAAGGTGCCCGGACCCCGTGCCCAGGGGGGGGCTTGGTGTCCTATGTAGGACAGCCCTCCCAGAGCACCCCAGCGCCTTGTGTGGAGGGCTCTTCAAGTCGTGAGTGACGAGCGTCCGGACGCGCTGCTCAAGAGCGCACTCGAAAAGATCGTCTATTTCGAGGCCCGCGCGGACCAGCTGCATCGCGAGCTGGAGGCAGCCCGGGAAGAGGTGGGGAGCCTCAAGCGCGAGCTGTCCGAGACGGGGCGGCGCGAGATTGTCCTCCGGCGCGAGCTGGCCGAGCTCGAGGTGCGCGTCAACCGCGCCCACACCGAGCGCGATGAGCTGGCGCGCCTCAACAAGGCGCTGCGCGACGAGCGCACGCAGCTCATGGGCAAGCTGCTCGATGCCACGCGCATCCACACGGCGGATCAGGTTCGCGATGACGCGGACGATGATCTCGGCATCGACCTGGCCTCGTTCATCTCGCAGCTGCGCAGCGAGGCGCTGAACCAGTCGGGCGCGGCGCACCCTCACGCGGAGGCTCCCGCTGCTCGCTTCACGCCCGCTCCGGTGGCCGCGAAGCCCGCGCATGAGTGGCCTCCTCCGCCGGTGCCGGATGAGCCGCGCGTGCCGCCGGGGCTTTCGGGGCTCGTCGTGGCGGCGGCGGTGGTGCCGAAGGGGAGTGGGGCGGTGGCGGCGTCGCCCGTGGTGCAGCAGGCACAGCGCCTGCGCCACGAGGGCCGGTTGGCGGTGAGCCCGCAGCAGTTCGCCGAGCTGTCCGGGCAGATGGGGCCGGTGGGCAGCCCGGACGAGACGCTGTTCGGCTTCTCCGTGCGCGAGCTGTCCTCTCCGAACCCAGCCGCTCGCATTCGCGCCGCTGAGAGACTCAAGGCCCTGGCTCTTCCCGCCGCGGCTCCCGCGCTCGCGAGCGCCCTGCACGCCGAGACGGATCCGGCGG comes from Hyalangium minutum and encodes:
- a CDS encoding helix-turn-helix domain-containing protein, which codes for MEQKLAAIIGASVRSARQRLDLTQADVAERVGIATEVYGRLERGHMLPSVKTLRRLCLVLNCSSDVLLGVASAEKPVAVAEDPPEYGERPEVRRVLRTLRRLEPAQLRLISQVAGAIR